In Meleagris gallopavo isolate NT-WF06-2002-E0010 breed Aviagen turkey brand Nicholas breeding stock chromosome 2, Turkey_5.1, whole genome shotgun sequence, the following are encoded in one genomic region:
- the BMP2 gene encoding bone morphogenetic protein 2, with protein sequence FFLSPSAPCPLPCLPSCLIKLEVLEELPETSGKTARRFFFNLTSIPNEESITSAELQIFREQVHEAFESNSSYHHRINIYEIIKPATATSKDLVTRLLDTRLVHHNASKWESFDVTPAVLRWIAHGQPNHGFVVEVVHLDKENSASKRHVRISRSLHQDEDSWSQLRPLLVTFGHDGKGHPLHKREKRQTKHKQRKRHKYSCKRHPLYVDFNDVGWNDWIVAPPGYSAFYCHGECPFPLADHLNSTNHAIVQTLVNSVNSKIPKACCVPTELSAISMLYLDENEKVVLKNYQDMVVEGCGCR encoded by the coding sequence ttttttctctctccctctgctccctgccccctTCCCTGCCTCCCCTCCTGTTTAATCAAATTAGAAGTTTTGGAAGAACTGCCAGAAACAAGTGGGAAAACAGCACGACgtttcttctttaatttaaCTTCCATCCCTAATGAGGAGTCTATCACCTCAGCTGAACTCCAGATTTTTCGGGAGCAGGTGCACGAAGCCTTTGAGAGCAACAGCAGCTACCATCACCGtattaatatttatgaaattatAAAACCAGCCACAGCCACCTCTAAGGACCTTGTCACAAGACTTTTGGACACCAGGTTGGTGCATCATAATGCGAGTAAATGGGAAAGTTTTGATGTAACGCCAGCTGTTTTGAGGTGGATTGCACACGGACAACCTAATCATGGGTTTGTGGTGGAGGTGGTTCACTTGGACAAAGAGAACAGTGCCTCCAAGAGGCACGTTAGGATTAGCAGGTCTTTACATCAGGACGAAGATAGCTGGTCTCAGCTCAGGCCGTTGTTAGTGACGTTTGGGCATGATGGCAAGGGGCACCCGCTTCATAAAAGAGAAAAGCGTCAAACGAAACACAAACAGCGTAAACGCCACAAATACAGTTGCAAAAGGCATCCGTTGTATGTGGACTTCAATGATGTGGGGTGGAATGACTGGATTGTTGCCCCGCCGGGGTATAGTGCCTTTTACTGCCATGGGGAATGTCCTTTTCCGCTGGCAGATCACCTAAACTCAACAAACCATGCCATTGTTCAGACTTTGGTCAATTCGGTGAATTCCAAAATCCCCAAGGCTTGCTGTGTGCCGACAGAACTGAGTGCTATTTCAATGCTCTACCTTGACGAGAACGAAAAAGTTGTACTAAAGAACTATCAAGATATGGTTGTGGAGGGTTGTGGGTGCCGCTAA